A stretch of the Marivirga tractuosa DSM 4126 genome encodes the following:
- the gcvP gene encoding aminomethyl-transferring glycine dehydrogenase translates to MKLNPLYQERFDVRHNAPDNQQISEMLKMVKADSLEHLIDETIPKAIQLKKDLNLPEAQTEFEFLESFKEIAQKNQIFRSYIGLGYYNTHTPGVIQRNILENPGWYTAYTPYQAEIAQGRLEALINFQTMVIDLTGMEIANASLLDEGTAAAEAMSMFYGLRKGKKKSATVFFVDENTFPQTVDILKTRANPMGIELRFADLSQLDVTDPDIFGFYAQQINLKGEVIDLKPIIEAATENNIHSTIGADLLALTLLTPPGEMGADCVVGTSQRFGIPMGYGGPHAAYFATKEAYKRQVPGRIIGVSVDKEGNKAYRMALQTREQHIKKEKATSNICTAQVLLAIMSGMFGVYHGPVGLKKIAVRTHSLTKLLANGLTTLGYEVTNKNFFDTITVQLESEKLREKLHSILYERKINLNLTGTHTVSIALNETTRIHDIKELIEIFALVVDEDANKYSVEDKVDSLELDWPKQLIRESRFMEHPIFNQFHAEHEMLRYIKRLENKDLSLVHSMISLGSCTMKLNATAEMIPITWPEMAHIHPYAPKEQALGYREMFIKLENMLTEITGFAATSLQPNSGAQGEYAGLMVIRAYHQSRGDEHRNVTIVPSSAHGTNPASAVMAGMKVVITKCDDQGNIDLEDLKEKAEEYKNNLAALMVTYPSTHGVFEESIQEICQIVHDNGGQVYMDGANMNAQVGLTSPANIGADVCHLNLHKTFCIPHGGGGPGMGPICVAEHLEDFLPGNPLVPTGGNQAITAISAAPWGSASILAISYAYISMMGSQGLKKATQLAILNANYIKEKLAGSYPVLYTNQKGRAAHEMIIDCRAFKEFGVEVEDIAKRLMDYGYHSPTVSFPVPGTMMIEPTESESKMELDKFCTAMISIRKEIQEIADGKADTQQNVLKNAPHTMSVALAEKWELPYSREKAVFPLESVRQSKFWPSVSRIDSAYGDRNLMCSCIPVSEYEDKPEEAMA, encoded by the coding sequence ATGAAATTAAACCCTCTGTACCAAGAAAGATTTGATGTGAGGCATAATGCACCGGATAATCAGCAAATATCGGAGATGCTGAAAATGGTGAAAGCCGATTCTTTGGAACATCTTATTGATGAAACGATCCCAAAAGCTATCCAACTTAAGAAGGATTTGAACCTTCCTGAAGCGCAAACTGAATTTGAATTTTTAGAGTCGTTTAAAGAAATCGCTCAAAAAAATCAAATCTTTAGATCTTATATAGGATTAGGCTATTACAATACGCATACACCAGGTGTAATTCAAAGAAATATATTAGAAAATCCGGGTTGGTATACGGCTTACACACCTTATCAAGCTGAAATTGCTCAAGGTAGATTAGAAGCCTTAATTAATTTCCAGACCATGGTGATTGATTTGACAGGAATGGAAATTGCTAATGCCTCTTTATTGGATGAAGGTACTGCTGCTGCCGAAGCAATGAGCATGTTCTATGGCTTAAGAAAAGGCAAGAAGAAATCAGCCACTGTTTTCTTTGTAGATGAAAATACTTTCCCACAAACAGTTGATATCCTTAAGACTAGGGCTAATCCTATGGGAATTGAATTAAGATTTGCGGATTTATCTCAGTTAGATGTTACCGATCCTGATATTTTTGGATTTTACGCTCAACAAATAAACTTAAAAGGTGAGGTGATCGACCTTAAGCCAATCATTGAGGCTGCAACTGAAAATAATATCCATTCTACTATTGGCGCTGATTTATTAGCATTGACTTTATTAACTCCTCCAGGAGAAATGGGAGCGGATTGTGTAGTGGGTACCTCTCAACGTTTTGGTATTCCTATGGGATATGGCGGCCCACATGCTGCTTATTTTGCAACTAAAGAGGCTTATAAAAGACAAGTTCCGGGAAGAATAATAGGCGTATCTGTAGACAAAGAAGGAAATAAAGCCTACAGAATGGCACTTCAAACTAGAGAGCAACATATTAAAAAGGAGAAAGCAACTTCTAATATTTGTACTGCTCAAGTCTTGTTGGCAATTATGTCAGGTATGTTCGGTGTTTATCACGGCCCTGTTGGCTTGAAAAAAATTGCAGTAAGAACTCATTCCCTGACAAAGTTATTAGCGAATGGTCTTACTACTTTAGGGTATGAAGTGACTAATAAAAATTTCTTCGATACGATTACAGTTCAACTTGAATCTGAAAAATTGAGAGAGAAACTTCATTCAATTTTATATGAAAGAAAGATCAATCTAAATTTAACGGGTACTCATACTGTATCGATTGCTTTAAATGAGACTACTCGTATTCATGATATAAAAGAATTAATTGAAATCTTCGCTTTGGTAGTAGATGAAGATGCTAATAAATATTCGGTAGAGGATAAAGTTGATTCATTAGAGTTGGACTGGCCAAAACAGTTGATTCGTGAAAGCAGATTCATGGAGCACCCAATTTTCAATCAGTTCCATGCTGAGCATGAAATGTTGCGATATATCAAAAGGCTGGAGAATAAAGATCTATCATTGGTTCATTCTATGATTTCTTTAGGATCATGCACTATGAAATTGAATGCAACGGCTGAAATGATTCCAATCACTTGGCCTGAAATGGCACATATCCATCCTTATGCACCAAAAGAACAAGCTTTAGGATATAGAGAAATGTTCATCAAGTTGGAGAATATGCTAACTGAAATCACTGGATTTGCCGCTACTTCATTGCAGCCTAATTCAGGTGCTCAAGGTGAGTATGCCGGTTTAATGGTGATCAGAGCATATCACCAAAGTAGAGGAGATGAACACAGAAACGTAACCATAGTTCCTTCATCAGCGCATGGTACTAATCCTGCAAGTGCGGTAATGGCTGGAATGAAAGTGGTGATCACAAAATGTGATGATCAAGGGAATATTGATCTAGAGGACCTAAAGGAAAAGGCTGAAGAGTATAAAAATAATTTGGCTGCTTTAATGGTAACTTATCCTTCTACCCACGGAGTATTTGAAGAAAGTATTCAAGAAATCTGTCAAATAGTTCATGATAATGGCGGTCAAGTTTATATGGACGGTGCCAACATGAATGCTCAAGTAGGTTTAACATCTCCAGCTAATATTGGAGCTGATGTTTGCCATTTGAATTTACATAAAACGTTTTGTATTCCACATGGTGGTGGCGGACCAGGGATGGGACCAATTTGTGTGGCAGAACACTTAGAAGATTTCTTACCGGGCAATCCGTTGGTGCCAACAGGAGGGAATCAGGCTATTACAGCTATTTCAGCTGCTCCTTGGGGCAGTGCAAGCATCTTGGCTATAAGTTACGCTTATATCTCTATGATGGGAAGCCAAGGCCTTAAAAAAGCTACCCAGCTAGCGATTTTAAATGCTAATTACATTAAAGAGAAATTAGCGGGAAGCTATCCTGTACTTTACACTAATCAGAAAGGACGTGCTGCTCATGAAATGATCATCGATTGCCGAGCGTTTAAAGAATTTGGTGTGGAAGTAGAAGATATCGCTAAAAGACTAATGGATTATGGATATCATTCTCCTACCGTTTCATTTCCGGTGCCAGGCACAATGATGATTGAGCCTACTGAAAGTGAGAGTAAAATGGAGTTGGATAAATTTTGCACAGCTATGATTTCAATTAGAAAAGAAATACAAGAAATAGCTGATGGAAAAGCAGATACGCAGCAAAACGTGTTGAAAAATGCACCGCATACTATGTCGGTAGCTTTAGCTGAGAAATGGGAGTTACCTTACTCAAGAGAGAAAGCAGTTTTCCCATTAGAATCAGTTCGTCAAAGCAAATTCTGGCCAAGTGTGAGCCGAATTGACAGTGCTTATGGTGATAGAAACTTAATGTGCAGCTGTATTCCGGTATCTGAATACGAAGATAAACCGGAAGAGGCTATGGCTTAG
- a CDS encoding M28 family peptidase, whose product MKTFFSTLMMSFLAVSLLSAQVMEKQARKYAKTISNDDLTRHLTILASDSLEGRETGKKGQKMAAEYIKNHFESLGLKAPVDNSYFQKFNLYQTFRGDAAMVVNEKTISNLGEMVYWANVPFEKKEIDIVYVNKAQEEDLQDIEAEGKFLAFQAEGQFTPTLKIIEDLGAQGAIVFAEDSSRMNMVLRYGQYYATHGALSRTKPSTEGLASLVMYKELAQEVFGKPISELKIGDTASAELFAEINTEIMETENVLGYLEGTEKPDEILVLTAHYDHVGVQDGKVYNGADDDASGTTAVLEIAEAFVKAKNAGHGPKRSILFMPVTGEEKGLLGSAHYAENPVFPLENTVTNLNIDMIGRVDSIHMDDREFVYLIGSNRISTELHEISENMNNNYTKLELDYTYNAEDHPDRIYYRSDHWNFAKNGVPIIFYFNGTHPDYHQHTDTVDKIEFDLLKKRTDLVFYTAWEIANRDERPAIDPKEEKEEEEE is encoded by the coding sequence ATGAAGACTTTTTTCTCTACTCTTATGATGAGTTTCTTGGCTGTTAGTTTGCTGTCAGCTCAAGTCATGGAAAAGCAAGCAAGAAAATATGCTAAAACTATTTCAAATGATGACTTAACCAGACATTTAACAATACTGGCTTCCGATTCCTTAGAAGGAAGAGAAACAGGTAAAAAAGGCCAGAAAATGGCAGCAGAATATATTAAGAATCATTTTGAATCTCTAGGCTTGAAAGCGCCTGTTGACAATTCATATTTCCAAAAGTTTAATTTATATCAAACTTTTCGAGGGGACGCTGCAATGGTTGTCAATGAAAAAACTATTTCAAATCTTGGGGAAATGGTCTATTGGGCAAATGTTCCTTTCGAAAAGAAGGAAATCGACATTGTATATGTTAATAAAGCCCAAGAAGAAGATTTACAAGATATAGAGGCTGAAGGAAAGTTTTTGGCTTTTCAAGCTGAAGGACAGTTTACTCCTACATTAAAAATTATCGAAGACCTTGGAGCACAAGGAGCAATAGTTTTTGCAGAAGATAGTAGTAGAATGAATATGGTTTTACGTTATGGCCAATATTATGCTACTCATGGTGCATTATCTAGAACTAAGCCTTCAACTGAAGGGCTTGCAAGCTTAGTGATGTACAAAGAATTGGCGCAAGAAGTTTTTGGCAAACCTATTTCAGAATTGAAAATTGGAGATACTGCCTCTGCCGAGCTATTTGCTGAAATCAATACTGAAATAATGGAAACTGAAAATGTATTGGGCTACTTAGAGGGTACTGAAAAGCCAGATGAAATCCTTGTTTTAACTGCGCACTATGATCATGTTGGGGTTCAAGATGGAAAAGTGTATAATGGAGCTGATGACGATGCCTCTGGTACAACTGCAGTCTTGGAAATAGCCGAAGCTTTTGTAAAAGCAAAGAACGCTGGTCATGGACCCAAACGAAGCATTTTATTTATGCCTGTAACTGGAGAAGAAAAAGGTTTGTTAGGTTCTGCTCATTATGCAGAAAATCCTGTATTCCCATTAGAAAATACGGTTACCAATTTAAATATTGATATGATCGGACGAGTAGATTCTATCCATATGGATGACAGGGAATTTGTATACCTAATTGGTTCCAACAGAATTTCAACTGAATTGCATGAAATCAGTGAAAACATGAATAATAATTACACAAAACTGGAACTAGATTATACTTATAATGCTGAAGATCATCCAGATAGGATTTATTACCGTTCAGATCATTGGAATTTTGCAAAAAATGGCGTTCCAATCATTTTCTATTTTAATGGTACTCATCCTGATTATCATCAGCATACTGATACAGTCGATAAGATTGAATTTGATTTGTTAAAGAAGAGAACCGATTTGGTATTCTATACTGCTTGGGAAATTGCAAACAGAGACGAGCGACCTGCAATTGATCCTAAAGAAGAAAAAGAAGAAGAGGAAGAATAA
- a CDS encoding inositol monophosphatase family protein: MNLNTIHHQAIKLVKEVGEFIKHESENFNTNKVEHKGFNDLVSYVDKEAEKRLVEGLGKILPESGFIAEEGTSNKKGDTYNWIIDPLDGTTNFVHGLPVYSISVALQQNNELVSGIVLEINRDECFEAVKGENSRLNGKPISVSQGLDLSQSLIATGFPYNDFDKMDDYLSILKHLMQNTHGLRRFGSAAVDLAYVACGRYEAYFEYNLNAWDVAAGAFIVQQAGGKVSRFNGDDDFIFGREIVSCSSEVYEELLTVLRNQWKHNQ; the protein is encoded by the coding sequence ATGAATTTGAATACTATCCATCATCAAGCCATAAAACTAGTTAAAGAAGTAGGAGAATTCATAAAGCATGAATCAGAAAACTTCAATACTAACAAGGTAGAGCATAAGGGTTTTAATGATCTGGTCAGTTATGTAGATAAAGAAGCCGAAAAACGCTTAGTGGAAGGTTTAGGAAAAATTCTACCTGAATCAGGTTTTATAGCGGAAGAAGGTACTTCCAATAAAAAAGGAGACACTTATAATTGGATAATTGATCCTTTGGATGGCACTACAAATTTTGTTCATGGTCTGCCGGTCTACTCCATAAGCGTTGCCTTACAACAAAATAATGAGCTGGTTTCGGGGATTGTATTAGAGATCAATAGAGATGAATGCTTTGAAGCTGTAAAGGGTGAAAATTCAAGATTAAATGGAAAGCCAATCTCAGTATCTCAAGGGTTAGATTTATCTCAAAGTTTGATTGCTACCGGTTTCCCCTATAATGATTTTGACAAAATGGATGACTATTTATCCATTCTCAAGCATTTGATGCAAAACACCCATGGATTAAGAAGATTTGGAAGTGCAGCAGTGGATTTAGCTTATGTGGCTTGCGGAAGATATGAAGCTTATTTCGAATACAATCTCAACGCCTGGGATGTGGCAGCAGGAGCTTTTATCGTGCAACAAGCAGGTGGCAAAGTTTCTCGCTTCAATGGTGATGATGATTTCATTTTTGGAAGAGAAATAGTATCTTGCTCGTCAGAAGTTTACGAAGAACTATTAACCGTACTCCGGAACCAATGGAAACACAATCAATAG